The following are encoded in a window of Sinomonas cyclohexanicum genomic DNA:
- a CDS encoding acyl-CoA thioesterase has product MTEASGAVVREEVTRTVEWVDTDAAGHHHNSFVLRSVEAAEARLFRRLGVLQEYFGAAPRVRQEVDYLSKLYFGQESTTVLELEAVGRSSMTFRFQVWGEAHDGGPSGRVERRLAAAGRFVTVHVPRDSESSAPWPEAIRAAVTVPAAAE; this is encoded by the coding sequence GTGACCGAGGCGAGCGGCGCCGTCGTGCGCGAAGAGGTGACCAGGACCGTGGAGTGGGTCGACACCGATGCGGCGGGCCACCACCACAACTCGTTCGTGCTGCGCAGCGTCGAGGCCGCGGAGGCCCGGCTGTTCCGGCGCCTGGGGGTCCTGCAGGAGTACTTCGGGGCCGCGCCGCGGGTGCGGCAGGAGGTGGACTACCTCTCGAAGCTGTACTTCGGGCAGGAATCGACCACGGTCCTCGAGCTCGAGGCGGTGGGGCGGTCATCGATGACCTTCCGCTTCCAGGTGTGGGGCGAGGCGCACGACGGCGGTCCCTCCGGCCGCGTCGAGCGGCGCCTTGCGGCGGCGGGCCGGTTCGTGACGGTGCACGTGCCCAGGGACAGTGAGTCGTCGGCCCCGTGGCCGGAGGCCATCAGGGCGGCCGTCACCGTCCCGGCAGCCGCCGAGTAG
- a CDS encoding PaaX family transcriptional regulator codes for MSRASAGEATVEARHAASLAKVGPLDVVHSPENVVQSLPRVADDMVSRPGSTVSLLRTVVGLYLREAGGWMAADAFLALLGALGVPVPQARTALSRVKQRGLLDAVVRRGVPGYALAPGAEAMLARGDRRIHEPRSMAPDAEWCLIVFSIPESMRDRRHQLRKQLRWIGCGSVEPGVWICPEYLRDEVADAFEDLGLAGHVVLFTARGLPEGQGVAGQVGRWWDLDAIAALHRGFIAGQSGVPERSAGPAESFAAYVNCIDAWRMIPYLDPGLPASLLPADWPGPECIALFLRIRAAHEGPAARFVRGVLEAV; via the coding sequence AGAACGTCGTCCAGTCCCTGCCGCGGGTGGCCGACGACATGGTCTCCCGCCCGGGGAGCACCGTCTCCCTGCTGCGGACCGTGGTCGGGCTGTACCTGCGCGAGGCGGGCGGCTGGATGGCAGCCGACGCGTTCCTCGCGCTCCTCGGAGCCCTCGGGGTGCCCGTGCCCCAGGCCCGCACCGCGCTGAGCCGCGTCAAGCAGCGTGGCCTCCTCGACGCCGTCGTGCGGCGCGGCGTTCCCGGCTACGCGCTCGCGCCGGGGGCGGAGGCGATGCTCGCCCGGGGAGACCGCCGGATCCACGAGCCGCGAAGCATGGCGCCCGACGCCGAGTGGTGCCTCATCGTGTTCTCCATCCCCGAATCGATGCGGGACAGGCGCCACCAGTTGCGCAAGCAGCTGCGCTGGATCGGCTGCGGCTCGGTCGAGCCCGGGGTGTGGATCTGCCCCGAATACCTCCGGGACGAGGTCGCCGACGCCTTCGAGGACCTTGGTCTCGCAGGGCACGTGGTGCTGTTCACCGCGCGCGGCCTGCCCGAGGGACAGGGCGTGGCTGGGCAGGTGGGCCGGTGGTGGGACCTCGATGCGATCGCCGCCCTGCACCGCGGCTTCATCGCCGGGCAGTCCGGCGTTCCCGAGCGGAGCGCCGGGCCGGCCGAGAGCTTCGCCGCCTACGTGAACTGCATCGATGCGTGGCGCATGATCCCCTACCTCGACCCGGGGCTCCCGGCGAGCCTGCTCCCCGCCGACTGGCCGGGCCCAGAATGCATCGCGCTCTTCCTGCGCATTCGGGCGGCCCACGAGGGCCCGGCCGCCAGGTTTGTGCGGGGCGTCCTGGAGGCCGTGTGA
- a CDS encoding RidA family protein, whose protein sequence is MEATMTRKETINPASLPKPSGYAHGIKVGNTVYLGGQTALDADMKIVPGGIVEQFKQAFGNVLATLAEAGGRPEDLVDVTIYLTDVDDYMANGREIGRLWREMAGRDYPAMAGIGITRLWQEEALIEIKGVAVIGSGSASE, encoded by the coding sequence ATGGAGGCGACGATGACGCGCAAGGAGACCATCAACCCGGCATCGCTGCCGAAGCCCTCGGGCTACGCGCACGGGATCAAGGTCGGCAACACCGTGTACCTCGGCGGGCAGACCGCCCTGGACGCGGACATGAAGATCGTGCCCGGCGGGATCGTCGAGCAATTCAAGCAGGCGTTCGGCAACGTCCTGGCCACGCTCGCGGAGGCGGGCGGGCGCCCCGAGGACCTCGTGGACGTGACGATCTACCTCACCGATGTGGACGACTACATGGCCAACGGCCGCGAGATCGGGCGCCTCTGGCGCGAGATGGCCGGCCGCGACTACCCCGCCATGGCGGGCATCGGCATCACCCGGCTGTGGCAGGAGGAGGCCCTGATCGAAATCAAGGGCGTGGCCGTGATCGGCTCGGGGTCCGCATCTGAGTAG
- a CDS encoding PaaX family transcriptional regulator, producing MPTTAVNEAKAVASPRHQQLIVTVFGLYGREHGGALPVAGLVRLLGDLGVEGAGVRSAVSRLKKRGVLESVKIGSAAAYRLGPGLEEVFSEGDERIFSPRRARPDDPWLLAAFSVPESERAVRHQIRAAFTRLGFGAVSPGLWIAPAALEKEARRQLARAGAAEYVEFFRAEYADDGEGPGMRGRVAEWWDLDALEATYVDFVEGQRGVHERWEGRTPSSAQDEAVAFADYVSLLTHWRRLPYLDPGLPAEYLPETWHGLVAGELFADLNAKLAGPARRHAERALAGS from the coding sequence ATGCCCACCACCGCCGTGAACGAGGCGAAGGCCGTCGCGTCGCCCCGCCACCAGCAGCTCATTGTCACAGTGTTCGGCCTGTACGGGCGCGAGCATGGGGGAGCTCTCCCCGTGGCCGGGCTCGTGCGGCTCCTGGGCGACCTCGGCGTCGAGGGCGCTGGCGTCCGCTCTGCGGTGTCCCGCCTCAAGAAGCGTGGCGTCCTCGAGAGCGTGAAGATCGGCAGTGCCGCCGCCTACCGGCTCGGACCAGGGCTCGAGGAGGTCTTCTCCGAGGGCGACGAGCGGATCTTCTCCCCGCGCCGCGCCCGTCCCGACGACCCGTGGCTCCTGGCCGCCTTCTCGGTCCCGGAATCGGAGCGCGCCGTGCGCCACCAGATCCGGGCGGCGTTCACCCGGCTGGGCTTCGGTGCGGTCTCGCCCGGCCTGTGGATCGCGCCGGCCGCGCTCGAGAAGGAGGCCCGCCGCCAGCTCGCCCGTGCGGGTGCGGCGGAGTACGTGGAATTCTTCCGTGCCGAGTACGCGGACGATGGCGAGGGCCCGGGCATGCGCGGACGTGTCGCCGAGTGGTGGGATCTGGACGCGCTCGAGGCGACCTACGTCGACTTCGTCGAGGGCCAGCGCGGCGTGCACGAGCGCTGGGAGGGCCGCACGCCGTCGTCCGCGCAGGACGAGGCCGTCGCGTTCGCCGACTACGTCTCGCTCCTGACCCATTGGCGCCGCCTGCCGTACCTTGATCCGGGCCTGCCTGCCGAGTACCTCCCCGAGACGTGGCACGGGCTCGTGGCCGGGGAGCTCTTCGCGGACCTGAACGCGAAGCTCGCAGGGCCCGCCCGGCGCCATGCCGAACGGGCCCTCGCGGGGAGCTGA
- a CDS encoding bifunctional salicylyl-CoA 5-hydroxylase/oxidoreductase, with product MKVAVIGGGPGGLYFSALMKQLDPSHQVTVWERNRAEDTFGFGVVFSDETLGGIGNADTVVAEYMSERFARWTDIDISLNGVSHTVGGQGFAAMSRKELLQLLQRRTAELGVDVRFATMAPDVEELSRDYDLVLAADGVNSAVRAKFADAFGPSLDVRPNKYMWLGTDLVFEAFQFFVKDTQWGTMQIHGYPFSDEGSTFIVEMHEDVWRAAGFDETAGTVFPPGVSDEKSIAKIREIFADELAGHEVLANNSKWINFTTVRNTSWRHGNVVLLGDAAHTAHFSIGSGTKLAMEDALALAACLHEHPTLEASLEAYETERRPVVESTQRAAQASLEWFENIGMYTSQDPVQFCFNLLTRSRRITQENLRLRDPEFAAEVDACFAVAQKAAGHGDGASRPAMFQPFRIGGLELKNRVVVSPMDMYSAVDGVPGDFHLAHLGSKALGGAGLVMTEMVCVSAEGRITPGCAGLYTDGQRDAWGRIVDFIHGASTARIGAQIGHSGRKGSTKLMWEGIDQPLESGNWQTVAPSALPYGPGNQVPAELDRAGMGVIRDEFVAAARRAGEAGFDLLEVHAAHGYLLSSFISPVSNHRADEYGGSLENRLRFPLEVFDAVREAFPAERPVTVRISAVDWLPDGNTAEDGVEIAKAFVAHGAAAVDVSTGQIAQEEKPAFGRSYQTPFADRIRQALEGTDAAVIAVGAISSYDDVNSILLAGRADLCALGRTHLYDPNWTLHAAAEQDYKGAGAEWIPQFKAGRRKPPSARTDAVRPRLSLLREPDGDGLPTHLRWTPAKRGVLAGA from the coding sequence TTGAAAGTTGCAGTCATCGGCGGCGGCCCCGGCGGCCTGTACTTCTCCGCCCTCATGAAGCAGCTCGACCCTTCCCACCAGGTCACGGTGTGGGAACGGAACCGCGCCGAGGACACCTTCGGCTTCGGCGTCGTGTTCTCCGACGAGACCCTCGGCGGGATCGGCAACGCGGACACGGTTGTCGCGGAGTACATGTCGGAGCGGTTCGCCCGCTGGACCGACATTGACATCAGCCTCAACGGCGTCTCGCACACTGTGGGGGGCCAGGGCTTCGCGGCGATGAGCCGCAAGGAGCTCCTCCAGCTGCTCCAGCGCCGCACCGCCGAACTCGGCGTGGACGTCCGCTTCGCCACGATGGCGCCCGACGTCGAGGAGCTCTCCCGCGACTACGATCTGGTCCTCGCGGCAGACGGCGTGAACTCGGCCGTGCGCGCGAAGTTCGCGGACGCCTTCGGGCCGTCCCTGGACGTGCGCCCGAACAAGTACATGTGGCTTGGGACGGACCTCGTCTTCGAGGCGTTCCAGTTCTTCGTCAAGGACACCCAGTGGGGCACGATGCAGATCCACGGGTACCCGTTCTCCGACGAGGGCTCCACGTTCATCGTCGAGATGCACGAGGACGTGTGGCGGGCCGCGGGCTTCGACGAGACCGCGGGCACCGTGTTCCCGCCGGGCGTCTCCGACGAGAAGTCGATCGCGAAGATCCGCGAGATCTTCGCCGACGAGCTCGCCGGCCACGAGGTCCTCGCGAACAACTCGAAGTGGATCAACTTCACCACCGTCCGCAACACGTCGTGGCGCCACGGCAACGTGGTGCTCCTCGGCGACGCGGCGCACACCGCGCACTTCTCGATCGGCTCCGGCACGAAATTGGCCATGGAGGACGCGCTCGCGCTCGCGGCGTGCCTGCACGAGCACCCCACGCTCGAGGCCTCCCTCGAGGCGTACGAGACTGAGCGCCGCCCCGTCGTCGAGTCCACCCAGCGGGCGGCCCAGGCCTCGCTCGAGTGGTTCGAGAACATCGGCATGTACACGTCGCAGGACCCGGTGCAGTTCTGCTTCAACCTGCTGACCCGCTCGCGCCGCATCACCCAGGAGAACCTGCGCCTGCGCGACCCGGAGTTCGCGGCCGAGGTGGACGCCTGCTTCGCGGTCGCCCAGAAGGCGGCCGGCCACGGCGACGGCGCATCCCGGCCTGCGATGTTCCAGCCGTTCCGGATCGGTGGCCTCGAGCTGAAGAACCGCGTGGTCGTCTCGCCCATGGACATGTACTCCGCGGTGGACGGCGTCCCCGGCGACTTCCACCTCGCGCACCTGGGCTCGAAGGCCCTCGGCGGGGCGGGGCTGGTCATGACCGAGATGGTGTGCGTCTCCGCGGAGGGCCGGATCACGCCCGGGTGCGCGGGCCTGTACACGGACGGGCAGCGGGACGCGTGGGGCCGCATCGTGGACTTCATCCACGGCGCCTCGACCGCCAGGATCGGCGCGCAAATCGGCCACTCGGGCCGCAAGGGGTCCACGAAGCTCATGTGGGAGGGCATCGACCAGCCGCTCGAGTCCGGCAACTGGCAGACCGTTGCGCCCTCGGCCCTGCCGTATGGGCCCGGGAACCAGGTCCCCGCCGAGCTGGACCGCGCCGGGATGGGCGTGATCCGCGACGAGTTCGTGGCAGCCGCCCGGCGGGCGGGCGAGGCCGGCTTCGACCTCCTCGAGGTCCACGCCGCCCACGGCTACCTGCTCTCCTCCTTCATCTCGCCGGTCTCGAACCATCGCGCCGATGAGTACGGCGGGAGCCTCGAGAACCGCCTCCGCTTCCCGCTCGAGGTCTTCGATGCCGTCCGTGAGGCGTTCCCGGCGGAGCGACCCGTTACCGTGCGCATCTCCGCCGTGGACTGGCTCCCCGACGGCAATACCGCCGAGGACGGGGTCGAGATCGCCAAGGCGTTCGTGGCGCACGGCGCCGCCGCCGTGGATGTCTCGACGGGACAGATCGCCCAGGAGGAGAAGCCGGCGTTCGGCCGTTCGTACCAGACGCCGTTCGCGGACCGCATCCGCCAGGCGCTTGAGGGCACCGACGCCGCCGTCATCGCCGTGGGCGCCATCTCGAGCTACGACGACGTCAACTCGATCCTCCTCGCCGGACGCGCCGACCTCTGCGCACTGGGCCGTACCCACCTGTACGACCCGAACTGGACCCTGCACGCCGCGGCGGAGCAGGACTACAAGGGCGCCGGGGCCGAGTGGATCCCGCAGTTCAAGGCCGGCCGCCGCAAGCCGCCGTCGGCCCGCACCGACGCGGTCCGCCCGCGGCTCTCGCTCCTGCGCGAGCCCGACGGCGACGGCCTTCCGACGCACCTGCGCTGGACGCCGGCCAAGCGCGGGGTCCTGGCTGGCGCCTGA
- a CDS encoding fumarylacetoacetate hydrolase family protein, whose amino-acid sequence MDLATIRTAEGTTAAVRSGDRWLPLGAPDLSALLADPSWRTTAEAALASSGPDAGVAQADAELALPLPAPAKVICCGLNYADHITEMGRDLPEHPTLFAKFADTLTGPTDEIAVPPAAQGALDWEAELAVVIGTELRGAGEDEARAGIAGYTLANDISVRDWQKRTLQWFQGKAWDATNPLGPVLVTADAVDPEDGINITCEVNGIRRQTGNTKTLVFSAAALVAYISQFTVLRPGDVILTGTSGGVGMGMQPPQYLADGDTVVVEAEGLGRLANTIRFTD is encoded by the coding sequence ATGGACCTGGCGACCATCCGCACCGCAGAGGGCACCACCGCCGCCGTGCGCAGCGGCGACCGCTGGCTGCCGCTCGGCGCGCCGGACCTGAGCGCGCTCCTCGCCGATCCGTCCTGGCGCACGACGGCGGAGGCTGCCCTCGCGTCCAGCGGGCCGGACGCCGGGGTCGCCCAGGCGGACGCAGAGCTGGCCCTGCCGCTCCCGGCCCCGGCCAAGGTCATCTGCTGCGGCCTCAACTACGCCGACCACATCACCGAGATGGGCCGCGACCTGCCCGAGCACCCCACGCTCTTCGCCAAGTTCGCCGACACCCTCACCGGCCCCACGGACGAGATCGCGGTCCCGCCCGCTGCCCAGGGCGCGCTCGACTGGGAGGCCGAGCTCGCCGTCGTCATCGGCACGGAGCTGCGCGGCGCAGGCGAGGACGAGGCGCGCGCGGGTATCGCCGGCTACACGCTCGCGAATGACATCTCCGTCCGCGACTGGCAGAAGCGCACCCTGCAGTGGTTCCAGGGCAAGGCGTGGGACGCGACGAACCCCCTCGGCCCGGTCCTCGTCACAGCAGACGCAGTCGATCCCGAGGACGGCATCAATATCACGTGTGAGGTCAACGGGATCCGCCGCCAGACCGGCAACACCAAGACCCTCGTCTTCAGCGCCGCGGCCCTCGTGGCCTACATCTCCCAGTTCACCGTGCTCCGCCCCGGCGATGTCATCCTGACCGGCACCTCCGGCGGCGTCGGCATGGGCATGCAGCCTCCGCAGTACCTCGCCGACGGCGACACCGTGGTGGTCGAGGCCGAGGGCCTCGGCCGACTGGCCAACACCATCCGCTTCACCGACTGA
- a CDS encoding cupin domain-containing protein, translating into MTQQTETQQTEYATEGDNSIYAQPDGRVVPVVTRAGHEDTSTMQSGQCVRVSGVSIQHTPATKIWFGQVSNEPGYRSFPHHHGEAETGGYVLRGKGRIYFGEGYKDYIDMTAGDWVFVPPFMPHVEANMSITEELVWLTARTPENIVVNLEDVDDSELEGFRRA; encoded by the coding sequence ATGACGCAGCAGACCGAGACCCAGCAGACCGAGTACGCGACCGAGGGCGACAACTCCATCTACGCCCAGCCCGACGGCCGCGTCGTCCCCGTCGTGACGCGCGCCGGCCACGAAGACACCTCGACGATGCAGTCGGGCCAGTGCGTGCGCGTCTCGGGCGTCTCGATCCAGCACACCCCGGCTACCAAGATCTGGTTCGGTCAGGTCTCCAACGAGCCCGGCTACCGCTCGTTCCCGCACCACCACGGCGAGGCCGAGACCGGCGGGTACGTGCTCCGCGGCAAGGGCCGCATCTATTTCGGCGAGGGCTACAAGGACTACATCGACATGACCGCCGGTGACTGGGTCTTCGTCCCGCCCTTCATGCCTCACGTCGAGGCGAACATGTCCATCACCGAGGAGCTCGTGTGGCTCACGGCGCGCACGCCGGAGAACATCGTGGTGAACCTCGAGGACGTCGACGACTCCGAACTCGAGGGGTTCCGCCGGGCATGA
- a CDS encoding AMP-binding protein encodes MVLSPSAHADTFARDHLPPAEQWPTFEFTLPELQYPDRLNAGAELIDGAVDRFGADRPALLAPDGTRWTYGELQERANQIAQVLTEDLGLVPGNRVLLRSPNNPWTVAAWLGVLKAGGVVVTTMFALRAAEIAQIIERTLPSVALVDHRFAEDLDAAVASLPRAGDRPAVVRYGGDSADDLTLRAAAKSGTFDAVPTAADDVALLGPTSGSTGVPKVTMHFHRDILANADTFARYVLRPTEDDVFACSAPFAFTFGLGSLVVFPLRFGASALLTERTTPVQLAELVAKHGVTVLATAPTAYRAILKEGRGDLLKGVRKAISAGEHLPQETWQRVYDETGLKLINGIGATEMLHVFISAAGEDIRPGATGRSVPGFRATILDADGNELAPGELGRLAVIGPTGCRYLSDERQLSYVVNGWNVTGDTFYRDADGYFYYQARADDMIVSSGYNIGAPEVEAAINEHPDVMESGVVGRPDAERGTVVCAFVVLRDGVEGDDAKRREIQDFVKSRIAPYKYPRDVRFVEALPRNPSGKLQHYRLREQAATNGTQV; translated from the coding sequence ATGGTCCTCTCACCCTCCGCCCACGCGGACACCTTCGCGCGGGACCACCTTCCCCCCGCCGAGCAGTGGCCCACGTTCGAGTTCACGCTCCCCGAGCTTCAGTACCCGGACCGGCTCAACGCCGGCGCGGAGCTGATCGACGGCGCCGTCGACCGCTTCGGCGCCGACCGCCCCGCGCTCCTGGCCCCAGACGGCACCCGCTGGACCTACGGCGAGCTGCAGGAACGCGCCAACCAGATTGCGCAGGTCCTCACGGAGGACCTCGGCCTCGTCCCCGGCAACCGCGTGCTCCTGCGCTCGCCGAACAACCCCTGGACCGTGGCCGCGTGGCTCGGCGTGCTCAAGGCCGGAGGCGTGGTGGTGACGACCATGTTCGCCCTCCGCGCGGCCGAGATCGCCCAGATCATCGAGCGCACCCTGCCGTCGGTGGCCCTCGTGGACCACCGCTTCGCCGAGGACCTCGACGCCGCGGTCGCGAGCCTCCCCCGTGCAGGCGACCGGCCCGCCGTCGTGCGGTACGGCGGGGACAGCGCCGACGACCTCACCCTCCGCGCGGCGGCCAAGAGCGGCACGTTCGACGCCGTCCCGACGGCCGCGGACGACGTCGCCCTCCTGGGGCCCACCTCGGGCAGCACCGGTGTGCCGAAGGTGACCATGCACTTCCACCGCGACATCCTCGCCAACGCGGACACCTTTGCGCGGTACGTCCTGCGGCCCACCGAAGACGACGTCTTCGCCTGTTCGGCGCCGTTCGCGTTCACGTTCGGGCTCGGCTCCCTCGTGGTGTTCCCGCTGCGCTTCGGCGCATCGGCGCTCCTGACCGAGCGCACGACGCCGGTCCAGCTCGCTGAGCTCGTCGCCAAGCACGGCGTCACGGTCCTCGCGACCGCGCCGACCGCCTACCGGGCCATCCTCAAGGAGGGCCGCGGTGATCTGCTCAAGGGCGTGCGGAAGGCCATCTCGGCCGGGGAACACCTCCCACAGGAGACGTGGCAGCGCGTCTACGACGAGACCGGGCTCAAGCTCATCAACGGCATCGGCGCCACCGAGATGCTGCACGTGTTCATCTCGGCTGCGGGCGAGGACATCCGCCCTGGCGCCACCGGCCGTTCGGTCCCCGGCTTCCGGGCCACCATCCTCGACGCCGACGGCAACGAGCTCGCCCCGGGCGAGCTCGGCCGGCTCGCCGTCATCGGCCCGACGGGCTGTCGGTACCTCTCCGATGAGCGCCAGCTCTCGTACGTGGTCAACGGCTGGAACGTCACCGGGGACACCTTCTACCGCGACGCCGACGGCTACTTCTACTACCAGGCCCGCGCGGACGACATGATCGTCTCCTCCGGCTACAACATCGGTGCCCCAGAGGTCGAGGCCGCCATCAACGAGCACCCCGATGTGATGGAATCCGGCGTCGTGGGACGGCCGGACGCCGAGCGCGGCACCGTGGTGTGCGCGTTCGTGGTCCTGCGTGACGGCGTGGAGGGCGACGACGCCAAGCGCCGCGAGATCCAGGACTTCGTCAAGTCCCGCATTGCCCCCTACAAGTACCCGCGCGACGTCCGCTTCGTCGAGGCCCTCCCGCGCAACCCGAGCGGCAAGCTCCAGCACTACCGCCTGCGCGAGCAGGCCGCCACCAACGGCACCCAGGTTTGA
- a CDS encoding acyl-CoA thioesterase has product MSTATTHSTALRASLTLTSTEPEHFDLAFTATTQQCPWPKAYGGDMVAQAAAAAMLSVEADRRLHSTHSYFMRPVDIGADVRYEVELLRDGRGYSTRQVRAYQNDKPVYVSLASFQVPEDGAQLAPAMPAGIPDPESLPSSAEYLAAIEPGTGTLTEESKAYWSAGRSFDHRHVPGPVYVRVEGEHVPHQAVWVRAFESLDRPAASGPGALTDEQLHTAALAYVCDYTIIEPTLRALGIAWADPGLVTASLDHSMWFHRPARADEWLLYAQEAAGAQSGRGLGLGRFFDTDGRLVATVAQEAMVRPGR; this is encoded by the coding sequence ATGAGCACCGCGACCACTCACTCGACAGCGCTGCGCGCCTCGCTCACGCTGACGTCCACGGAGCCCGAGCACTTCGACCTCGCGTTCACCGCGACGACCCAGCAGTGCCCGTGGCCCAAGGCCTACGGCGGGGACATGGTCGCCCAGGCCGCTGCGGCCGCGATGCTCTCGGTCGAGGCGGACCGGCGGCTGCACTCCACGCACTCGTACTTCATGCGGCCGGTGGACATCGGCGCGGACGTCCGGTACGAGGTCGAGCTCCTGCGCGACGGCCGCGGCTACTCGACGCGGCAGGTGCGCGCGTACCAGAACGACAAGCCGGTCTACGTCTCCCTCGCCTCGTTCCAGGTCCCGGAGGACGGTGCCCAGCTCGCCCCGGCGATGCCGGCGGGCATCCCGGATCCGGAGTCGCTGCCCAGCTCCGCCGAGTACCTCGCCGCCATTGAGCCGGGAACCGGGACGCTCACGGAGGAGTCCAAGGCGTACTGGTCCGCTGGCCGCTCGTTCGACCACAGGCATGTCCCCGGCCCGGTGTATGTGCGCGTCGAGGGCGAGCACGTTCCGCACCAGGCGGTGTGGGTGCGTGCCTTCGAGTCGCTCGACCGCCCGGCCGCGTCCGGCCCCGGCGCGCTCACCGACGAGCAGCTGCACACGGCGGCCCTTGCCTACGTGTGCGACTACACGATCATCGAACCGACCCTGCGGGCGCTCGGCATCGCGTGGGCCGACCCGGGCCTGGTGACCGCAAGCCTGGACCATTCGATGTGGTTCCACCGGCCGGCTCGCGCCGACGAGTGGCTCCTGTACGCGCAGGAAGCCGCGGGCGCCCAGTCCGGGCGAGGCCTCGGCCTCGGCCGCTTCTTCGACACGGACGGGCGCCTCGTCGCGACCGTCGCGCAGGAGGCCATGGTCCGGCCCGGACGCTGA
- a CDS encoding MFS transporter, which translates to MSAAPQLADHTLRAAIANGRMNRRAWLVTGMLVVFQIINFADKAVLGLVADPAMRDLGLSAGEFGLIGSSFFFLFAISAVVVGFLAGRVHTRWILLAMGVSWAVIQLPMLAGGGAAVLLVTRILLGAAEGPATPISLQHAHGWFSPAERGLPSSLVAAGSTLGPIVAAPILAWIIAHPELGWRWAFGFLGVIGLVWSLAWLLVGRDGPFSHMAKNAAARGGGAAHDAGDAPSAVSSPPAGTGTAGPAPAPSASASIAEKADALAVVPIRRILGTRMFAVAVLAGAGCFWAQGFLTTWSPKYLASVVAVSPEAIGALSTLPWIVGAVALLVLGYASRFLMRRGVTVRWALGALFGGTLLLSGLCFLLLPGLHGAAAIVAVTVGAGFAMIYPLAPTAVAFCVSSRQRAAVMATLTGFASLGGVVAPAMVGALMDAAGYVPAPKGVKESAAMIARLTAGMDTSFWMIGAYLVAVGALSVLLLNPDRTAARLQEKFAFRG; encoded by the coding sequence ATGAGCGCCGCACCGCAGCTCGCCGACCACACCCTCCGGGCGGCCATCGCGAACGGCAGGATGAACCGGCGCGCGTGGCTGGTCACCGGCATGCTCGTCGTATTCCAGATCATCAACTTCGCCGACAAGGCGGTCCTGGGACTCGTCGCGGACCCCGCGATGCGGGACCTGGGGCTCAGCGCCGGGGAGTTCGGCCTGATCGGCAGCTCGTTCTTCTTCCTGTTCGCGATATCCGCGGTCGTGGTGGGATTCCTCGCAGGACGTGTCCATACGAGATGGATCCTCCTAGCGATGGGAGTCTCGTGGGCTGTCATCCAGCTGCCCATGCTCGCCGGCGGGGGCGCAGCCGTCCTGCTCGTCACACGCATCCTGCTCGGCGCGGCGGAAGGGCCCGCTACCCCGATCTCGCTCCAGCACGCCCACGGGTGGTTCTCGCCCGCCGAGCGCGGGCTCCCCAGCAGCCTCGTCGCCGCGGGGTCCACGCTCGGCCCGATCGTCGCGGCCCCCATCCTCGCGTGGATCATCGCGCACCCCGAGCTCGGCTGGCGTTGGGCCTTCGGATTCCTGGGCGTCATCGGCCTCGTATGGTCGCTCGCGTGGCTGCTCGTGGGCAGGGACGGCCCCTTCAGCCACATGGCGAAGAACGCCGCCGCCCGCGGCGGTGGGGCCGCGCACGACGCCGGGGACGCGCCGTCGGCCGTCAGCTCACCTCCCGCGGGGACAGGCACTGCAGGGCCGGCGCCGGCTCCGAGCGCTTCGGCGAGCATCGCGGAGAAGGCCGACGCCCTCGCGGTCGTGCCGATCCGGCGGATCCTGGGTACCCGCATGTTCGCGGTGGCGGTCCTCGCCGGCGCTGGCTGCTTCTGGGCGCAGGGGTTCCTCACCACCTGGTCGCCCAAGTACCTCGCGTCCGTCGTTGCGGTCTCCCCCGAAGCCATCGGTGCCCTCTCGACGCTCCCATGGATCGTGGGGGCAGTCGCGCTCCTTGTGCTCGGGTACGCGTCGCGGTTCCTGATGCGCCGCGGGGTGACCGTGCGATGGGCCCTGGGCGCGCTCTTCGGCGGAACACTGCTTCTGTCCGGGCTCTGCTTCCTGCTCCTGCCGGGACTGCACGGTGCTGCGGCCATCGTGGCTGTGACCGTGGGCGCCGGGTTCGCGATGATCTATCCGCTCGCGCCGACAGCGGTCGCGTTCTGCGTCTCGTCGCGCCAGCGCGCCGCGGTGATGGCGACGCTCACGGGCTTCGCCTCCCTCGGCGGCGTCGTTGCGCCCGCCATGGTCGGGGCGCTCATGGACGCCGCCGGATACGTGCCGGCACCGAAGGGCGTCAAGGAGAGCGCCGCGATGATCGCTCGGCTCACGGCGGGCATGGACACGTCGTTCTGGATGATCGGCGCATACCTCGTCGCGGTGGGGGCGCTCAGCGTCCTGCTGCTGAACCCGGACCGCACCGCGGCCCGGCTCCAGGAGAAGTTCGCGTTCAGGGGCTGA